A single region of the Musa acuminata AAA Group cultivar baxijiao chromosome BXJ1-11, Cavendish_Baxijiao_AAA, whole genome shotgun sequence genome encodes:
- the LOC103973467 gene encoding large ribosomal subunit protein uL15x, giving the protein MTTRFRKNRKKRGHVSSGHGRIGKHRKHPGGRGNAGGMHHHRILFDKYHPGYFGKVGMRYFHRLRNKFYCPAVNVDRLWSLVPEAVKDAAAAKGGATAPLVDVTQFGYFKVLGKGILPPDRPVVVKAKLVSKIAEKKIKAAGGAVVLTA; this is encoded by the coding sequence ATGACGACGCGCTTCAGGAAGAACCGGAAGAAGCGGGGGCACGTGAGCTCCGGGCACGGGCGCATCGGTAAGCACCGGAAGCACCCTGGCGGCCGCGGTAACGCTGGCGGCATGCACCACCACCGTATCCTCTTCGACAAGTACCATCCCGGCTACTTCGGCAAGGTCGGCATGCGCTACTTCCACCGCCTTCGCAACAAATTCTACTGCCCCGCCGTCAACGTCGACCGCCTCTGGTCCCTGGTCCCCGAAGCTGTCAAGGACGCCGCCGCCGCCAAAGGCGGCGCCACCGCCCCCTTGGTCGACGTTACCCAGTTTGGGTACTTTAAGGTGCTTGGCAAGGGAATTCTGCCGCCTGACCGGCCCGTCGTGGTGAAGGCCAAACTCGTTTCCAAGATCGCCGAGAAGAAGATCAAGGCCGCCGGTGGCGCCGTCGTGCTCACCGCCTGA